The Thalassospira sp. TSL5-1 sequence AACAAGCGGCCCGATTAGGTCGCTTTTTCTTTTGTTGATTCAGTGTTAAGGTAAAAATGATAGAAATAATTCTCCGTAAATCAACCTTAAGTAATTAATTTCTGAGTGACTGGCATGTTTGGAGCCAAAATGATGTTGTGTTTCGATAATATGACATCATTGAATGCTGGTGATTTAGCTATTGACTGAGCTGAAACATCCTCAGTTTCGTTTCACTTGCCGATCAAGTGAAAATTTAATTGTTTATTTATGCGCCAAATGAAAATGAAATTTGTTTAAAACATAAGTTTCCGAAAACTGTCACTTGAGTGAATGGGCTCTGCATTGGAAAAAATAGCCGTGTTGTTTGGCCTGGTAGACAGCGGGTCAAAGCAGGCTATTTATTTTATTTGGGAGTTCACAGAACCATGTTTCGCAAAACGCTGATGGCGGCTGCGGCGCTGTTTGCTATGGCAAGTTCGGCCAACGCAACGACGGAAATTACCTGGTGGCACGCAATGGATGGCGCCCTTGGTGACGTCGTTAATCATATTGCTGACGATTTCAACAAAAGCCAGTCAGAATACAAAATCGTGCCGGTCAACAAGGGCGGTTACGAAGACACGATGACGGCCGGTATCGCAGCGTTCCGTGCGAAAAATCAGCCCAACATCATCCAGATCTTTGATGCCGGTGCCGCCACCATCATCAATGCGAAGGGGGCTGTTTATCCGGTTCAGGATCTTTTGGAAAAATACGGCTCCAAATTCGATATTAACGACTACATCCCGGGTGTGCGTTATTTCTATGCCGATTCCAAAGGCAAAATGATCGGTCTGCCGTTCAACAGCTCGACCCCGCTTTTGTATTTCAACAAGGATGCCCTGGCAAAAGCCGGTATTCAAAACCCGCCGAAAACCTGGCAGGAATTTGAAGAAATGGCTCCGAAGCTGAAAGAAGCCGGTTATCAGGGCCTTGCTGAATCCCATAGCCCGTGGATCTTCTTTGAAAACTTCATGTCGCGCCATAACCTGCAATTGGCAACCGCCAATAATGGCTATGACAGCACCGACGTCAAACTCCTTTACAACAATGAAAACCTTAAAAATCATTGGAAAAAAGTGAAGGAATGGAAGGACAAGGACTATTTCGGTTATTATGGCCGTGCCTGGGGTGCAAACCAGGATGCCTTCCTGCAGCAGAAAGCTGCCATGTGGCTAGGGTCTTCGGGCTCGTTCGGGGGCTTGCGCAAAAGTGCGACCTTTGATTTTGGCACATCGACCCTTCCTTACTGGAAAGGTGTTGGCGATGCACCGAAAAGCACCTTTATCGGTGGTGCAGCCCTGTTTGCCTTTACCGGTCATTCGGAAGAAGAAAACAAGGGTGTGGCCAAGTTCTTTGAATTTCTGACCAAACCGCAGACCCAGTATTACTGGCACAAGGAAACCGGTTACGTTCCGATCACGAACGCAGCCTATGAACTGGCCAAAAAAGACGGCTATTACAAACAAAGCCCGGATGCCGAAGTTGGCATCAAGCAGCTTTCCGAAGAAGGCGGGGAGTGGACCAAGGGCTATCGTCTTGGCTATTATGTCCAGATTCGCGAAGTCATCTATGCCGAAGTTGATAAAATGATGAATGGTGACGAAACCGTTGATCAGGCCTTTGATGTGATCGAAACCGAAGGCAACAAGCTGCTGAAGCGTTTCCACGACACCTACAGCAACTAACATTATCCTTGCGGGGCAGGGCGACGTTTATTGTCGCCCTGTCTTTTTGGTTTTTCCGTTTCTCTCAGGCCGATATTTGTCATGAAACGCGTTCAGTTCGGGCATAGCCCGGTGCCATATCTGTTTGTGGCACCTCAAATCATTATTATTGCCATCTTTTTTCTATGGCCCGCCGCACAGGCGATCCATCAGTCATTCTTGCTTGAGGATGCGTTTGGCATGTCTTCGCAATTTGTCTGGTTTCGCAATTTCGAGGATGTGCTCTCGAATCCCGCCTGGCTAAGGTCTGCCTGGTTTACTGTCATTTTTTCGGCGCTGGTGGCCGTTCTTTCAATTGCCATTTCACTGTTTCTGGCCGTGCGTGCCGATGAAGTCATTCGCGGGGCAAAGGTTTATAAAACCCTGTTGATGTGGGGCTATGCCGTGGCACCGCCCGTTGCCGGGCTTTTGGGCATCATGATGTTCAACCCCTTGATGGGGGACCTTTACCTGTTCATTAACCGCATCGGGATTGATTTCAACCATATTCAGAATGCCAATGATGCCACCTTTGTCGTGGTGCTGATTGCGGTTTGGAAACAGGTTAGTGTGAATTTCATTTTCTTTCTGTCCGGCTTGCAGGGTATTCCCAAATCTGTGACCGAGGCGGCAACGCTGGACTGCAAAAGTGCCGAACGCCGGTTCTGGACCATTACCTTCCCATTACTGGCCCCGACGACCTTTTTCCTCATGGTCATCAACCTGACCTATGCCTTCTTTGAAACCTTCGGGATCATCGATGTTTCGACCAAAGGGGCGCCGGGTGGTGCCACGGCAACCCTGGTTTACAAGGTCTATGTCGATGGTTTCCTGGGCGCGGATATGGGCGGCAGTTCGGCACAATCGGTGCTGCTGATGATCATGGTCAGTATTTTGACCGTGTTCCAGTTCCGCTTCATTGAACGCAAAGTCCATTACTAGGAAAGGGCATCGTTATGTATCAGTCAAAATGGCGGTCCCTGACCAACCATATCATCCTAATTCTCGGTTCGCTTTTCATGATCATGCCGGTCTGGATTGCCTTTGCATCCTCGACCCACACAAGGGAATTTCTGTTCCAGCATGGTTTGCAGCTCTTGCCGGGTGGGCATTTCTTTGAAAATTACGGCAAAATCCTGTTTGATGCCGAGGCGACCAAAGGCCGTGTCACGGCCCTGCAAATGCTGTTTAACAGTATGGTTCTGGGCCTGGGCTTTGCCATTGGCAAGGTCATCATTTCCATGATGGCAGCCTATGCCATTGTTTATTTCAGGTTCCGTTTTGCCGTGCCGTTGTTCTGGGTGATTTTTTCTACCCTTTTGTTGCCGCTTGAAGTGCGCATCGTGCCGTCTTACGAGGTCGTCTCAAATCTCGGCCTGCTGAATACCTATACCGGTTTGATCCTGCCTTTGATTGCTTCGGCCACCGGTACTTTTTTCTTCCGGCAGTTTTTCCGTTCCGTACCGGATGAATTGCTTGAAGCTGCCCGTTTGGACGGGGCAGGGCCGCTGCGCTTTTTCATCGATATTCTGGTGCCCCTTTCTGTCACCATGATTGCCGCCATCTTCATCATCATGTTTGTGGTTGGCTGGAACCAGTATCTGTGGCCGCTTTTGATGACGACGGATGATCAGCTTTACACCATCGTGATCGGCATCAAGCAGGTTTACAACTCGCTTTATGAAGGTGGGCAGGTCCCGCAATTTCCCAAGGCTTTCGCCCTGACCATCATGGCATCCATTCCGCCGGTTCTGGTGGTGGTGATCTTTCAGCGCATGTTCATCCGGGGG is a genomic window containing:
- the ugpB gene encoding sn-glycerol-3-phosphate ABC transporter substrate-binding protein UgpB; amino-acid sequence: MFRKTLMAAAALFAMASSANATTEITWWHAMDGALGDVVNHIADDFNKSQSEYKIVPVNKGGYEDTMTAGIAAFRAKNQPNIIQIFDAGAATIINAKGAVYPVQDLLEKYGSKFDINDYIPGVRYFYADSKGKMIGLPFNSSTPLLYFNKDALAKAGIQNPPKTWQEFEEMAPKLKEAGYQGLAESHSPWIFFENFMSRHNLQLATANNGYDSTDVKLLYNNENLKNHWKKVKEWKDKDYFGYYGRAWGANQDAFLQQKAAMWLGSSGSFGGLRKSATFDFGTSTLPYWKGVGDAPKSTFIGGAALFAFTGHSEEENKGVAKFFEFLTKPQTQYYWHKETGYVPITNAAYELAKKDGYYKQSPDAEVGIKQLSEEGGEWTKGYRLGYYVQIREVIYAEVDKMMNGDETVDQAFDVIETEGNKLLKRFHDTYSN
- a CDS encoding ABC transporter permease subunit, translating into MKRVQFGHSPVPYLFVAPQIIIIAIFFLWPAAQAIHQSFLLEDAFGMSSQFVWFRNFEDVLSNPAWLRSAWFTVIFSALVAVLSIAISLFLAVRADEVIRGAKVYKTLLMWGYAVAPPVAGLLGIMMFNPLMGDLYLFINRIGIDFNHIQNANDATFVVVLIAVWKQVSVNFIFFLSGLQGIPKSVTEAATLDCKSAERRFWTITFPLLAPTTFFLMVINLTYAFFETFGIIDVSTKGAPGGATATLVYKVYVDGFLGADMGGSSAQSVLLMIMVSILTVFQFRFIERKVHY
- the ugpE gene encoding sn-glycerol-3-phosphate ABC transporter permease UgpE: MYQSKWRSLTNHIILILGSLFMIMPVWIAFASSTHTREFLFQHGLQLLPGGHFFENYGKILFDAEATKGRVTALQMLFNSMVLGLGFAIGKVIISMMAAYAIVYFRFRFAVPLFWVIFSTLLLPLEVRIVPSYEVVSNLGLLNTYTGLILPLIASATGTFFFRQFFRSVPDELLEAARLDGAGPLRFFIDILVPLSVTMIAAIFIIMFVVGWNQYLWPLLMTTDDQLYTIVIGIKQVYNSLYEGGQVPQFPKAFALTIMASIPPVLVVVIFQRMFIRGLVETEK